One Acidobacteriaceae bacterium genomic region harbors:
- the lepA gene encoding translation elongation factor 4 has product MDPKYIRNFAIIAHIDHGKSTLSDRLLELTGSLTAREMQAQVLDAMDLERERGITIKAHTVRMMYTASDGNTYQLNLIDTPGHVDFSYEVSRSLASCEGALLVVDASQGVEAQTLANAYLAISHGLEIIPVINKIDLPSADIERTKEMIEKSVGLPADDAVPVSAKTGQNVADILEAVVHLLPPPKGDADAPLQALIFDSWFDAYRGVIVLARIINGRLRKGDKIKIMSNGKTFDVESMGVMTPKPVELEELSAGEVGFFVATIKNVADTKVGDTITSVDNPAAEALPGFEDIKSMVFAGLYTVDSHEHALLRDALEKLRLNDSSFNFEPESSVALGFGFRCGFLGLLHLEIIQERLEREYNLDLIITAPGVQYKVTMTDGKVLTVDNPSRWPDPSEIEQVEEPVIEAKILTNEEYLGGILKLVEEKRGRQKNIEYVSQTRVMITYELPLNEIVLDFYDRLKSVSRGYASLDYHLTGMWVSPMVKMDILVSGEPVDALSIIVHRDFAYDRGKALVEKMRELIPRQMFEVAIQAAIGSKVIARSTVTAIRKNVIAKCYGGDISRKRKLLEKQKEGKKRMKRIGKVDIPQEAFLAVLKVGEE; this is encoded by the coding sequence ATGGACCCCAAGTACATCCGCAATTTCGCGATCATCGCGCACATCGACCACGGCAAATCCACGCTCTCCGACCGGCTGCTCGAGCTGACCGGGTCGCTGACGGCGCGCGAGATGCAGGCGCAGGTTCTGGACGCGATGGACCTCGAGCGCGAGCGCGGCATCACCATCAAAGCCCACACCGTGCGCATGATGTACACGGCATCTGACGGCAACACCTATCAGCTCAACCTGATCGACACGCCCGGCCACGTCGACTTCTCCTACGAGGTCTCGCGCTCGCTGGCCTCCTGCGAGGGCGCCCTGCTCGTCGTCGATGCGTCGCAGGGCGTCGAGGCCCAGACGCTCGCGAATGCGTACCTCGCAATCTCTCACGGTCTCGAGATCATCCCGGTCATCAACAAGATCGACCTTCCCAGCGCCGACATCGAGCGCACCAAGGAGATGATCGAGAAATCCGTCGGGCTGCCGGCTGATGACGCGGTTCCCGTCTCGGCCAAGACCGGACAGAACGTTGCTGACATTCTCGAAGCCGTCGTGCACCTCCTGCCTCCGCCGAAAGGCGACGCCGACGCTCCGCTGCAGGCGCTCATCTTTGACTCGTGGTTCGATGCGTACCGCGGAGTCATCGTGCTCGCGCGCATCATCAACGGACGGCTGCGCAAGGGCGACAAGATCAAGATCATGTCGAACGGGAAGACGTTCGACGTGGAGTCGATGGGCGTGATGACGCCGAAGCCCGTCGAGCTTGAAGAGCTCAGCGCAGGCGAGGTCGGCTTCTTCGTTGCGACGATCAAGAACGTCGCGGACACGAAGGTCGGCGACACGATTACCTCGGTCGATAATCCCGCTGCGGAAGCGCTGCCCGGCTTCGAAGACATCAAGAGCATGGTCTTCGCCGGCCTCTACACCGTCGACTCCCACGAGCACGCGCTGCTTCGCGACGCGCTCGAGAAGCTGCGCCTCAACGACTCCAGCTTCAACTTCGAGCCTGAGTCCTCCGTTGCGCTCGGCTTCGGCTTCCGCTGCGGATTTCTCGGGTTGCTGCATCTCGAGATCATCCAGGAGCGCCTGGAGCGCGAGTACAACCTCGACCTCATCATTACCGCGCCCGGCGTGCAATACAAGGTCACCATGACCGACGGCAAAGTTCTCACTGTCGACAATCCCTCGCGCTGGCCCGACCCGAGTGAGATCGAGCAGGTCGAAGAGCCCGTGATCGAGGCGAAGATCCTCACCAACGAGGAGTATCTCGGCGGCATCCTCAAGCTCGTAGAAGAGAAGCGCGGCCGCCAGAAGAACATCGAGTACGTCAGCCAGACGCGCGTGATGATCACCTACGAGCTCCCGCTGAACGAAATAGTTTTGGATTTCTACGACCGCCTCAAGTCCGTCTCGCGAGGCTACGCTTCGCTTGACTATCACCTAACTGGGATGTGGGTCTCGCCGATGGTGAAGATGGACATCCTCGTCTCGGGCGAGCCCGTCGATGCGCTCTCCATCATCGTGCACCGCGACTTTGCCTACGACCGCGGCAAGGCGCTTGTCGAAAAGATGCGCGAGCTTATCCCGCGCCAGATGTTCGAGGTGGCGATTCAGGCCGCGATCGGCTCGAAGGTTATCGCGCGGTCGACCGTTACG
- a CDS encoding energy transducer TonB: MRNNETETLEFDKLLSDVLHEESASAEGPAGLEQRLAARFAQEHEQPIWSARPFAFAESIATKRSTASLWTAVGLHAAVIGVIAILIAAKVPIAAPVKNAVTALLEPPPTPPVAPQAKKIGGGGGQHDLGPVTQGHLPKLAQTQIVPPKAPPTIPPKLAVEPSVIVQPNLKLADNTMPNLGVPNSNLKGFSMGNGNGTGIGSGDGAGIGPGSGGNIGGGVYQVGGSVRPPIAIYTPDPEFSEEARKAKFSGNVVVSLIVGADGKPRNVHVLRGVGMGLDEKAVEAVQQYKFKPAMQNGKPVAVYLNVEVNFQIF, translated from the coding sequence ATGCGTAACAACGAAACCGAGACGCTCGAATTCGACAAGCTGCTGAGCGATGTACTGCACGAAGAGAGCGCATCAGCCGAAGGACCCGCAGGTCTCGAGCAACGGCTCGCGGCACGTTTCGCGCAGGAACATGAGCAACCAATCTGGAGCGCACGCCCCTTCGCCTTTGCGGAAAGCATTGCTACCAAGCGCAGCACCGCATCGCTTTGGACCGCGGTTGGTTTACACGCCGCCGTGATCGGTGTCATTGCGATACTGATAGCCGCGAAGGTGCCGATAGCGGCACCGGTGAAGAACGCGGTGACGGCGCTGCTGGAGCCTCCGCCGACACCGCCGGTGGCGCCCCAGGCGAAGAAGATTGGCGGCGGTGGTGGTCAGCACGACCTCGGCCCCGTGACCCAAGGCCATCTGCCCAAGCTGGCGCAGACGCAGATTGTTCCGCCCAAGGCGCCGCCGACCATTCCGCCCAAGCTGGCGGTTGAGCCGAGCGTGATTGTGCAGCCGAATTTGAAGCTCGCCGACAACACGATGCCCAACCTGGGCGTGCCCAACTCGAACCTGAAGGGGTTCTCGATGGGCAACGGCAACGGCACGGGGATTGGCTCGGGTGACGGCGCCGGAATCGGGCCTGGATCGGGCGGCAATATCGGCGGCGGCGTGTATCAGGTGGGTGGCTCGGTGCGGCCGCCGATTGCGATCTACACGCCGGATCCGGAGTTCTCGGAGGAAGCCCGCAAGGCCAAGTTTTCGGGCAACGTCGTCGTCTCGCTGATCGTGGGAGCGGACGGCAAGCCGAGGAACGTGCACGTGCTGCGCGGTGTGGGCATGGGACTGGACGAGAAGGCTGTCGAGGCCGTGCAGCAGTACAAGTTCAAGCCCGCGATGCAGAACGGCAAGCCCGTCGCGGTGTACCTGAATGTTGAGGTCAACTTCCAGATCTTCTAG
- a CDS encoding sigma-70 family RNA polymerase sigma factor, whose protein sequence is MQRQPPRIEHEDRQATFTRLASEHGRFLYRIAWSVLRHAEDAEDCVQEALLKLYRGEGWRQMTNERAFVGSVVWRLAIDRRSARRSGTEDSAELQLADWRPTPETAAAEHDERQLLRELIAGLPDELRDTLRLSALEELNSREIGELMAVPEGTVRTRLMRARAELQKRWAAHRGEPISSR, encoded by the coding sequence TGCAGCGGCAACCACCGCGAATTGAACACGAAGACCGGCAGGCCACGTTCACGCGGCTTGCCAGCGAGCACGGGCGATTCCTCTATCGCATCGCGTGGAGCGTTCTGCGCCACGCCGAGGATGCCGAAGACTGCGTGCAGGAGGCGCTGCTCAAGCTGTATCGCGGCGAGGGCTGGCGCCAGATGACAAACGAACGGGCCTTCGTCGGAAGCGTCGTTTGGCGGCTGGCGATCGATCGCCGCAGTGCCCGGCGATCCGGCACAGAGGATTCGGCAGAGTTGCAGCTCGCCGACTGGCGGCCGACACCGGAGACCGCTGCGGCAGAGCACGACGAACGGCAGCTTCTGCGTGAGCTCATCGCCGGGCTTCCGGACGAGCTGCGCGACACGCTTCGCCTCTCCGCGTTGGAGGAGCTCAACTCGCGCGAGATCGGCGAGCTGATGGCTGTACCTGAAGGGACCGTGCGCACGCGGCTGATGCGGGCCCGCGCCGAGTTGCAGAAAAGATGGGCGGCGCATCGAGGTGAACCAATCTCCTCGCGCTGA